In the genome of Impatiens glandulifera chromosome 6, dImpGla2.1, whole genome shotgun sequence, the window GGCAGTTCAGCAGAAGACGGTATTTTGAACTTGTGGGATATTGAAAAGGTCTAAAACCTAATCTACTAAATTGTGCACTGattctttttagttttttttatttcttatgcTAGGCAGTTGCAGACATGCTTTTTAATGGCACATCTTGTTGCCAAagtgaataaatcaaatttccTAGATCTGagtcttattttaaatattttttttggggagAGTTTGAGTTATCTACATTCCTTTCTCTTTTTCTTGTGCacattttgaatttttctctttcttatgcTATTATGATTTGATTCTTTATGGGAAGTTGATGttacatttcatttcaaaattttctgcTAATTCATAGTCTGATTCACAATTCTAGTTATCTACACTGATAAATTCCATTCATGTTCCAGATTGGTAAGAAGCAGGAAACCAGTGGATCAAGATATTCAAGTTATCCACAAGGCTTGTTGTTCAAACATGCAGGGCACAGGTAAAAccgtttttctttttcttgtaatAGCCAAGTGGGTTTTACCtattagaatgtttatttttGGGTTGTGGCTCTACTTGTTTAATAGTGCTAGTTCCTCATTTATGTTGTTCGATTCTGATTTAAGGAacaagtatttattttatcttttttttcagAGACAAAGTTGTTGATTTTCACTGGAACTCCTGCGACCTTTGGACAATCGTCAGTGTGTCAGATGATGAAGAAAGTACAGGTGGTGGTGGTACTCTCTATTTACCATATTCAACAATTACTCACAATTTGCCATGCTTTACTTTCTTTCAgctagtaataataattaatgatgccTATTCTGATATTATCCTTTGTCCACGCCATCTACTACTGTCAGTGTAAGTATAAACTTTTTATGTTATCGATGTTACATTCACactaatatgataaatatttttaatacattttatagATTTGGTCAGAAAACAGAATTACTGACCTGGACAAAAGGCATGACATGTACGAGTCATCGAGGGTTATGGGCCGAAAATCAGAACAATCATTTTTTGTtgcatcaataattttttaggtaatttttattatttatcaataattgtTTCTAAATAAACAATCGAACAAGAATTcacatatatatgtatgttatttaattatgtttgtgTTTTATACTGAGGTGGTTCCTGACTAGATAAAACATGaacattaaattgaaatttcaatcaataaaacagtttatcaataaatatagattaaattgaaattgattgACTTTCTTTATACATaaacatgttttatatatatttacatgtgAAATACTTTGAGTcaatcaatttcaatttaataatacaattttattttaggaaTACTTATTTAGGTTGTAAGAGACAATAAAGTATTAGAATAGAAAGAATCATGagttattcttttaattaatcatatctAATGCATGATTTTAGCTCGTAGTAGTTTGATTTTTGTTGAACTATTGAATCTCAATAAGATCTAAAGAATGTTTCGAGTTAGTacgttataaattataatatgtattaaattaatatgttagcAACTATATCAATAGGGATGAGAATATGATACAATATTGTCTTAGTATCATGAACTGATCTGATATCaagattaataatttcatattaaatgtTCCTTGGATCTGTaacacaaattttattattaacatagtTATTCACTTACATACACAGGTTCATTTCGTGGTACTCACACTAGTCTTACAAATATGATTTGAAAAGTAAGATTCATCATAAGATTAGTCTTTCATCTTACTTGAATTATCTTTATTatcatttgttattattaatttataagctaaccacattttaattatatgctATCGTTTTCATTGTCTCTTTATATACAATTACTAGAAATAATCTAATGAGATCTTTTGCACACATAATTGCCAAGTGTTCGCTGAGTTATTCCTAATTTACGATCGATTTGAGTTTTTCTGGTTTCAGTTCAGTCATTTTGATTTGagaattcttaaaataaatatgtaatattgatgctcttaaatatttaatttaagtactaattttatttattttattgcagATTTCTTATCATACATCAAACAATGGATTCAAAGGTATGTGATACATATCTCTCATCTACATAGTTTTTGATATTTGTTATCTTTtcttattaaagaaatataaatgtAAGAGTACATTTTACAAAGAAAATTAGTATGAGATAAGTAAGAGTTATTAAATAATGAGGAAGTAGACTAACAAAATacccaataaataaataatgtaaagaTAGAGTATAAGAGATGAAGATGGTGACAAAAGAGGTCTTACCACTATGTTTCTATTCCCATTCTACCATGTTTGCTTgctaaaatcaattttaagttgttaatatgaatagaAGTGTCTTGTGACCatgttcaaaaatatatattaatttatttattataaattatacttttCTTTTAACTTTCTTATTCTAAAATAAAGTACTTGACTTTAAGACTTTAATTAGAAGGTTTTGTCTTATTTTACAAGTCATGTGCATAATATTTTATCAGGCAATTGTgtgaattcaaataaattattatgataaaatatatatgtttggtatcaatttaataattaaattagtttattataattagGTATAAtaatggtgatttggatgagttatattttattgcaggataaatttttttgttatgcCCTAacatctttatattattttgtttgtatttaattggattaagaaaaataatgtgaatgatttccttctttattattttgtttctgatttgtaatataatataagtgtTAATgctttcaatattttaattatagatGGTGACATAACTTTAGGATGTATTTAatggttttcatatttttgattaaaaactttgtatttcattagtatttttttttatgtatttagaatttttgtttaaatttgaaaataattattaaaatatataaataataactgtaaaaaaataaaaatataatttcatgaaaaacagaaaagaaaatttggagaaaaaatataaaccgaataaaaaaataaaacaaaaaaatcgaaaaaataatgggataaaaattaattcaaaaatatatggTTTTGGCGacgtttattttaattttaccaaCGATTATTTATGCGTCGGTGGCACCTACAACGACCCTGTTTTTGGCGACGCAAGTTTAAGCGTCGGTGATAtctttggcgacgcttttaaacgtcggcagaagtctttttaagcgtcggcGTATATCTAATTTGTTGTAGTGTCCCcattccctctctcaaattcccttTCCCTATCCTTcctcattatttatatatagataattatgTCTATTTTAAATgtctataataatatttaacatataatgGTCATGagcaatttaataaaatattaccatcaattaattaatttgaaagatAATTACTCTTAAATTTTGATTGTAATTATGTATACCTGAACTATACACttttttttactcatttatttttacAGAATGGACTTGAATATAACTATcattattatcaatattttgtatccaattaaactatttattcATCACCAAATATTTACTGATCAATGTAGAAAATATTCTTTTAGTAATgtgaattatcaaaataaatatttttgcaaGAGGCATGAGGGTTTATTATATTGTTGAGTGGAGTAATTTTTTCTATATTGTCCACATGaatgatcaaaataatataataaaacaaaacagatATGggtcattaattaatttgagttgTAACACTCTTAAAGAATTTACCATGGTTGGAAAAACAATATTTGTTATGAAGAAATTCATATCAACAGAGAAATTTAATTCATTCCTTCTAATACTAAAAAGAAATTATGCTTCCAAATCAGATGCTAGTAGGATCGTTTCCTCTGCatctaaaaaaacaagaaaatgtttcataagaaaatattaaattttgatggTTTACAAATTACacgataattatttatttatataaaagtataaatttaaattatttggcttatatatatatatatatatatcattaccATCCCTACCACAAATTTACTTAGAACTTGAGGTTTGATCAATTCAAGATACTTGAACATATTTAAAACATGtttaaatacaattattattattctttatgaTAATCTTAATAtcaggtttatttatttaattatatgtcaAATATACAAGCCACttataataaatgtgaaatttCTAAGATATATTCGAAAAGAAAGAActaaaaataaagtaaacatcttattataatataaggAGAGAAATGTGAGAAaagtctaatatatattttgatggtTCGATTTATTCTCAAAacttaattattcatttaattttaagaGATGCAATTAAGTAGTGAAGTAAGTAATTCTTTctaagatttaatttttttttattgtagttAGATATTCTgacttgaaataaattacagaaatatatataaaatgatgtataaataaatgaaataaataaaatatatgaaaaacaaaatcaccGATTatgatgttgattcgaggcatgtgttagacacattttccttaaaacaACTTTATCGTCTCCTGTTTCTGCTGGAACTTATCATAGAtgactgtctcccagggtacaacgaatctagtagtggttctgcactgaaatcactactcgtcgaacttgatcagcgtacctgaactatcaccaggtttcaacggaaatatcgagcaaagaactcgaagaacactcacaaaacaagaagaagacttttgaaattctagaatgagaaagaatgaaataatgaagtgagttttagattagagatgatagattttatattgttgaaaagttaaacaattaaataaaatcatcatttgatccaacggttgacattgtTTACCTCTTCAataccttaacgtttttctcttcattatagagtaattgtttgtcAAAACAATTAAGGAATTTACAATTAAATActaacgttacatggttttctaatttgttaataataatattaattatcataacaaataataataataacaaacccatgtaagttacactacaaattaacaacattttgttaattggtcatcaaggcactttagatcaa includes:
- the LOC124943367 gene encoding WD-40 repeat-containing protein MSI4-like, whose amino-acid sequence is MEIDLKGGIRGLPRISSYFLVEKADADLHCVDWNPHNVNFILTGSDDYTISMFDRRNLKSGGVGSPVHVFEGHDAVVLCVQWSPDKSFVFGSSAEDGILNLWDIEKIGKKQETSGSRYSSYPQGLLFKHAGHRDKVVDFHWNSCDLWTIVSVSDDEESTGGGGTLYLPYSTITHNLPCFTFFQLVIIINDAYSDIILCPRHLLLSV